In Mytilus edulis chromosome 7, xbMytEdul2.2, whole genome shotgun sequence, a single genomic region encodes these proteins:
- the LOC139481691 gene encoding uncharacterized protein isoform X2, producing the protein MNFLWSLTIFCVYIVDSEVKSNEAFITNDSFTWMQAKSSCKLIGQDSNVKTASDMIQAVWIDATATYSPWIEYLGCFQVNRQKKAFSYVTAGKQVHECLKICSDYQYIGVQQTRCICPLSDSMVEINDQRCESMSCVQDNDGLCVDDNEEVMYAVYKKVSIEAEVGIGDCLTVVENNPGTDFYWASRCDLRLYQVCEHEINKTGIQKAETIRDLWTLSHKHCSSGKLGLYSVTSLQKLQLLSDTYYWLGDIRRPTYTFYSDITNSRDHCVAATIDRSGNLKRYVEDCTKSLPALCSNPDVIPTGGLDVERDHITLIVVLISVVVFAGLVIVLLCMS; encoded by the exons ATGAATTTTTTGTGGAGCCTCACTATTTTCTGTGTATATATAGTTGATTCTGAAG TAAAGAGCAATGAGGCATTTATCACAAATGACAGTTTCACATGGATGCAGGCAAAATCAAGTTGTAAGCTGATTGGACAAGATAGTAATGTGAAAACAGCATCTGATATGATACAGGCAGTATGGATAGACGCAACGGCTACTTATTCCCCATGGATAGAATACTTAG GTTGCTTTCAAGTGAACAGACAAAAAAAGGCGTTTTCGTACGTAACAGCAGGAAAACAAGTCCATGAGTGTTTGAAAATTTGCAGTGATTATCAGTATATTGGAGTCCAG CAAACAAGATGTATTTGCCCGTTATCGGATTCTATGGTAGAAATTAATGATCAAAGATGTGAATCGATGTCATGTGTTCAAGACAATGATGGTTTGTGTGTCGATGATAATGAAGAAGTTATGTATGCTGTATATAAAAAAG TATCAATTGAAGCAGAGGTAGGAATAGGGGACTGCTTGACAGTGGTAGAGAACAATCCTGGGACAGACTTTTATTGGGCAAGTCGCTGTGATTTAAGATTATACCAAGTTTGTGAACATG AAATAAACAAGACTGGCATACAAAAGGCGGAGACGATTCGTGATTTATGGACACTGTCTCATAAGCACTGTTCCAGTGGCAAACTAGGATTGTATTCTGTTACCAGTCTGCAGAAGCTGCAGCTTTTAAGCGATACCTATTATTGGCTTGGGGATATCAGACGTCCTACATATACTTTTTACAGCG acatAACAAATTCACGAGATCACTGTGTAGCTGCCACAATAGACAGAAGTGGTAACCTAAAAAGATATGTAGAAGATTGTACGAAATCATTGCCAGCGTTATGCAGTAACCCAGATGTAATTCCTACAGGTGGTTTAGATGTAGAACGTG ATCATATTACCCTAATAGTTGTTCTTATATCAGTAGTAGTTTTTGCTGGATTAGTAATTGTCCTTTTATGTATGAG TTAA
- the LOC139481691 gene encoding uncharacterized protein isoform X1, with the protein MNFLWSLTIFCVYIVDSEVKSNEAFITNDSFTWMQAKSSCKLIGQDSNVKTASDMIQAVWIDATATYSPWIEYLGCFQVNRQKKAFSYVTAGKQVHECLKICSDYQYIGVQQTRCICPLSDSMVEINDQRCESMSCVQDNDGLCVDDNEEVMYAVYKKVSIEAEVGIGDCLTVVENNPGTDFYWASRCDLRLYQVCEHEINKTGIQKAETIRDLWTLSHKHCSSGKLGLYSVTSLQKLQLLSDTYYWLGDIRRPTYTFYSDITNSRDHCVAATIDRSGNLKRYVEDCTKSLPALCSNPDVIPTGGLDVERDHITLIVVLISVVVFAGLVIVLLCMRIKKNHSHRLHSKHPPSKIIDCDKANAEIRKPDTDLKQNSNIYSVQTQSEYDHINHCKKGTENKNGNIYDTTNAIEECEDSYDHTNTKDPEKKFAVSSGDYVQISVRINEVSPL; encoded by the exons ATGAATTTTTTGTGGAGCCTCACTATTTTCTGTGTATATATAGTTGATTCTGAAG TAAAGAGCAATGAGGCATTTATCACAAATGACAGTTTCACATGGATGCAGGCAAAATCAAGTTGTAAGCTGATTGGACAAGATAGTAATGTGAAAACAGCATCTGATATGATACAGGCAGTATGGATAGACGCAACGGCTACTTATTCCCCATGGATAGAATACTTAG GTTGCTTTCAAGTGAACAGACAAAAAAAGGCGTTTTCGTACGTAACAGCAGGAAAACAAGTCCATGAGTGTTTGAAAATTTGCAGTGATTATCAGTATATTGGAGTCCAG CAAACAAGATGTATTTGCCCGTTATCGGATTCTATGGTAGAAATTAATGATCAAAGATGTGAATCGATGTCATGTGTTCAAGACAATGATGGTTTGTGTGTCGATGATAATGAAGAAGTTATGTATGCTGTATATAAAAAAG TATCAATTGAAGCAGAGGTAGGAATAGGGGACTGCTTGACAGTGGTAGAGAACAATCCTGGGACAGACTTTTATTGGGCAAGTCGCTGTGATTTAAGATTATACCAAGTTTGTGAACATG AAATAAACAAGACTGGCATACAAAAGGCGGAGACGATTCGTGATTTATGGACACTGTCTCATAAGCACTGTTCCAGTGGCAAACTAGGATTGTATTCTGTTACCAGTCTGCAGAAGCTGCAGCTTTTAAGCGATACCTATTATTGGCTTGGGGATATCAGACGTCCTACATATACTTTTTACAGCG acatAACAAATTCACGAGATCACTGTGTAGCTGCCACAATAGACAGAAGTGGTAACCTAAAAAGATATGTAGAAGATTGTACGAAATCATTGCCAGCGTTATGCAGTAACCCAGATGTAATTCCTACAGGTGGTTTAGATGTAGAACGTG ATCATATTACCCTAATAGTTGTTCTTATATCAGTAGTAGTTTTTGCTGGATTAGTAATTGTCCTTTTATGTATGAG gataaAAAAGAATCATTCACACCGCCTCCATTCGAAACATCCTCCTTCAAAGATTATAGATTGTGATAAAGCAAATGCTGAAATCAGAAAGCCAGATACAGATCTCAAGCAAAACTCAAACATTTACAGTGTACAGACACAATCGGAATATGACCACATTAATCATTGCAAAAAGGGGAcagaaaataaaaatggaaatatatatgACACTACGAATGCTATTGAAGAATGTGAAGACTCATATGATCATACAAATACAAAGGACCCTGAAAAAAAGTTTGCTGTTAGCTCGGGAGATTATGTGCAAATATCAGTTCGTATAAACGAGGTGTCTCCCTTATGA